Proteins encoded in a region of the Aliivibrio fischeri ATCC 7744 = JCM 18803 = DSM 507 genome:
- a CDS encoding DUF1566 domain-containing protein: MKKSIIALLLANVLSPVVMAAQPMLIPQSEANNSWFNQTNNYRFNNSEPLPGTAGINLAAGAFIIQDKGEYQNVMAFGNPQFGGEIEAGSTLDELLAFIKPSQMYASGNAFLALDPVFHQGVAWGNGVTRGEEKSIENIQSVYPGTESFMIVKTDGSLIEYTPSTGTENTIDAITSSDSIRSIYHSGGTIGEPIAWVALLESGKIKAWGDGTAGGTISKEAKKALKNEVVQSIYATKDAFLVKTQSNKYVAWGGDNSESGTIPSDISSILNSSGSSSIQATEKAFAVISNSTIYAWGDDACGGKINSSTSSFLLNMKSPQLSATRCSFIATDISTGKLAQWGNQHTQKTYGENTRLVTRTSNEGALVLDSDGNYIDALQSAELSPDALNAFVAPASETIASGNAFAAVNHQGLGAGSNILNSWANGANVDDITLTCDGMPIDLYSTQAPDNSVSYFLAYHPSCGDEVTTWKTGEESLPSVSSLRITPDVPVIGEKLKGDYLYVAADSGAEEKNSLRTWTVVETHEELYRDKGTEHFSSTFNLKNDASLVGQHIEFCVVPKSTGQIEGNQSCITSLAITEDDDKYTPTCSNDGGMVTLSSGAKVSCPVNVEQLDQVGSYHNYDGYNNENGYKYPKYHPNTAKQFCEGLRIGGSSSWKLPTIWDLKTLQNEYGDMGRYQWPTNTYYWSSTVSGSGSDPDAHFWLDLSNGNSDDGYDTYTDYVTCIDRSDVH; the protein is encoded by the coding sequence ATGAAAAAGTCTATTATCGCACTTCTATTGGCTAATGTATTAAGTCCAGTAGTGATGGCTGCACAACCAATGTTAATCCCTCAAAGTGAAGCGAATAACAGTTGGTTTAATCAAACAAATAATTATCGCTTTAATAATAGTGAACCATTACCAGGTACTGCTGGGATTAACCTCGCTGCAGGTGCTTTTATCATACAAGATAAGGGTGAATATCAAAATGTGATGGCATTTGGTAATCCGCAGTTTGGGGGGGAAATAGAAGCAGGAAGTACATTAGATGAATTATTAGCATTTATTAAACCAAGCCAAATGTATGCATCTGGTAATGCTTTTCTGGCTTTAGATCCTGTATTCCACCAAGGCGTTGCTTGGGGAAATGGTGTTACTCGTGGTGAAGAGAAATCGATTGAGAATATCCAGTCTGTTTATCCGGGAACAGAATCATTCATGATAGTAAAAACCGATGGTTCACTTATTGAATATACTCCGTCGACAGGAACAGAGAACACGATTGATGCAATTACGTCTTCTGACTCTATACGCTCAATTTATCACTCTGGAGGTACTATCGGTGAACCTATTGCTTGGGTTGCGCTTTTAGAATCAGGAAAGATTAAGGCGTGGGGTGACGGTACCGCTGGGGGAACAATATCTAAAGAGGCTAAAAAGGCTTTAAAAAATGAAGTTGTACAGTCTATTTATGCTACGAAAGATGCGTTTCTAGTTAAAACACAGAGTAATAAATACGTTGCATGGGGGGGAGATAATTCAGAGTCAGGCACTATTCCTAGTGATATTTCTTCTATTTTAAATAGTTCTGGAAGTTCGAGTATACAAGCAACAGAAAAAGCCTTTGCGGTTATCTCTAATTCAACTATTTATGCGTGGGGAGATGATGCTTGTGGAGGAAAGATAAATTCATCAACTTCTAGTTTCTTACTAAATATGAAAAGTCCCCAGTTAAGTGCGACTCGATGCAGCTTTATTGCCACGGATATATCAACCGGAAAACTGGCGCAATGGGGCAACCAGCATACTCAAAAAACGTATGGCGAAAATACCCGTTTAGTGACGAGAACATCCAATGAAGGTGCTTTGGTACTTGATAGTGATGGGAATTATATTGATGCGTTACAAAGTGCAGAACTGTCACCTGATGCTTTAAATGCATTTGTTGCTCCTGCTAGTGAAACCATTGCCAGTGGTAATGCATTTGCTGCTGTAAACCACCAAGGCTTGGGGGCAGGAAGTAATATTTTAAACAGTTGGGCTAATGGCGCTAATGTTGATGATATTACATTGACTTGCGATGGCATGCCTATTGATTTGTACTCCACGCAAGCCCCTGATAACAGCGTATCTTATTTTCTTGCATATCACCCTAGTTGTGGTGATGAAGTGACAACATGGAAGACAGGGGAAGAGAGTTTACCTTCAGTATCATCGTTACGAATAACCCCTGATGTGCCAGTTATAGGCGAGAAATTAAAAGGTGATTATCTTTATGTTGCAGCTGATTCTGGTGCAGAAGAAAAAAACAGTTTGCGCACCTGGACTGTGGTGGAAACTCACGAAGAATTATATCGAGATAAAGGAACAGAGCATTTCTCTTCTACTTTCAATTTGAAAAACGATGCCTCTCTTGTTGGCCAGCACATTGAGTTCTGTGTTGTCCCTAAAAGTACAGGGCAAATTGAAGGAAATCAAAGTTGTATAACGTCATTAGCTATCACTGAAGATGATGATAAATATACACCTACTTGCTCAAACGATGGTGGAATGGTGACGTTATCAAGTGGCGCTAAAGTTTCTTGTCCAGTCAATGTTGAGCAATTAGACCAGGTTGGTTCTTATCATAATTATGATGGGTACAACAATGAAAATGGCTATAAATATCCTAAATATCATCCAAACACAGCAAAGCAATTTTGTGAAGGTTTACGTATTGGAGGCAGTTCATCATGGAAATTGCCAACAATCTGGGATCTGAAAACGTTGCAGAATGAATACGGTGATATGGGGAGATATCAATGGCCAACCAATACATATTACTGGTCATCGACCGTATCAGGGTCTGGTTCTGATCCCGATGCTCATTTCTGGCTTGATTTGAGTAATGGTAATAGCGATGACGGTTATGACACGTATACCGATTACGTAACGTGTATTGACCGCAGTGATGTGCATTAA
- a CDS encoding halovibrin HvnA, translating into MKFIKLISWFVLPLSLSVLANDVSDDSTAVSRSGSSVITQQQGSSLVDALKKDYNDTSQDCNGSPAFLCSGITFRGNKPGNYHVWNPSPNAIKSGGVSFSYLRKDSKYTRLAYGYDSGYIIYQIFGAPQGKRDLDYLCFFPIDADSNHRNYNGCGENIDYKGSSRSCDQQNIYTASEWKSHYYDTHGDKHHHQCSFNLRETAPSDTSRNFSEGIKSMAKISSESFGTQNELRLAVWPQNIGRELPIQAFFYTADSGYNGRNEAQSYQKDFYQTTGIAIPVIKMKLPDHSNQDAQFLFSISDQAI; encoded by the coding sequence ATGAAATTTATAAAATTGATCAGTTGGTTTGTTTTACCTCTTAGTTTGTCTGTGTTGGCAAATGATGTTTCTGATGATAGTACTGCGGTAAGCCGTAGTGGTAGTAGTGTTATTACACAACAGCAAGGTAGTTCATTAGTCGATGCATTAAAGAAGGATTACAATGATACTTCGCAAGATTGTAATGGTTCTCCTGCGTTTTTGTGTTCGGGGATTACTTTCCGTGGTAATAAGCCTGGTAATTATCACGTTTGGAATCCAAGCCCAAATGCAATAAAAAGTGGTGGGGTATCGTTTTCTTATTTACGCAAAGATTCAAAATATACTAGATTGGCTTATGGTTATGATAGTGGTTATATTATTTATCAAATATTTGGTGCTCCACAAGGTAAAAGAGATTTAGATTATCTATGTTTCTTCCCTATCGATGCAGATTCAAATCATCGTAATTATAATGGTTGTGGAGAGAATATTGATTATAAGGGTTCTAGTCGTTCTTGTGACCAACAAAATATTTATACGGCATCAGAGTGGAAATCACATTATTATGATACGCATGGCGATAAGCACCATCATCAATGTTCGTTTAACTTAAGAGAGACTGCACCATCTGATACATCTAGAAACTTTTCTGAAGGTATTAAATCAATGGCTAAGATTTCTAGTGAATCATTTGGTACTCAAAATGAGCTAAGATTAGCTGTATGGCCACAAAATATAGGTAGAGAATTACCTATACAAGCTTTTTTCTATACAGCTGATTCTGGCTATAATGGACGAAATGAAGCCCAAAGTTATCAAAAAGATTTTTATCAAACAACAGGCATTGCTATTCCTGTAATTAAAATGAAGCTACCTGATCACTCAAATCAAGATGCTCAATTTTTATTTTCTATAAGTGATCAAGCAATTTAA
- the cspE gene encoding transcription antiterminator/RNA stability regulator CspE, which yields MSKTTGIVKWFNEEKGFGFITQDNGGADVFVHFRAIASEGFKTLAEGQKVSFEVEQGQKGPQAANVVAL from the coding sequence ATGTCTAAAACAACTGGTATCGTTAAATGGTTTAACGAAGAAAAAGGTTTCGGTTTCATCACTCAAGATAACGGCGGCGCTGACGTATTCGTACATTTCCGTGCTATCGCTTCAGAAGGTTTCAAAACTCTTGCTGAAGGCCAAAAAGTTTCTTTTGAAGTTGAGCAAGGCCAAAAAGGCCCTCAAGCTGCTAACGTTGTAGCGCTTTAA
- a CDS encoding HAD family hydrolase, whose amino-acid sequence MTHPLYIFDLDETLINGDCAMIWNEFLVDKGIVTTPDFLEEDKRLMTLYSRGLMDMEDYLTFAMFPLKNIPTDQVEVLVEECVKQHILPLLFPEAKILINQLKADNVDMIVISASVSFLVKIIAKNIGIEHAIGIDLKEKNGCYTRHILGVPSYREGKVSRLTEWLNGGDKTYSSLHFYTDSINDLPLCLYADHTYLVNPCEQLAVYSKKKNWPILAW is encoded by the coding sequence ATGACACACCCACTTTATATATTTGATCTTGATGAGACCTTGATTAATGGTGATTGCGCCATGATTTGGAATGAATTTTTAGTTGATAAAGGCATTGTCACAACACCTGATTTTTTAGAAGAAGACAAACGCTTAATGACGCTGTATTCACGAGGTTTAATGGACATGGAAGATTATCTTACCTTTGCCATGTTCCCACTAAAAAACATACCAACAGATCAAGTAGAAGTACTCGTTGAAGAGTGCGTTAAACAACACATACTTCCTCTTTTATTCCCAGAAGCGAAAATACTCATTAACCAGCTAAAAGCAGATAATGTAGATATGATTGTTATTTCAGCTTCTGTCAGTTTTCTTGTAAAAATCATAGCCAAGAACATAGGTATAGAGCATGCAATTGGAATTGATTTAAAAGAAAAAAATGGCTGTTATACAAGACATATACTTGGTGTTCCAAGTTACAGAGAAGGCAAAGTATCTCGACTAACAGAATGGTTAAATGGAGGAGATAAAACCTATTCTAGTCTTCATTTTTATACTGATTCAATCAACGATTTACCATTATGCTTGTACGCAGATCATACGTACTTGGTAAACCCTTGTGAACAATTAGCAGTATATTCTAAAAAGAAAAATTGGCCGATACTTGCTTGGTGA